The proteins below are encoded in one region of Telopea speciosissima isolate NSW1024214 ecotype Mountain lineage chromosome 10, Tspe_v1, whole genome shotgun sequence:
- the LOC122644049 gene encoding probable L-type lectin-domain containing receptor kinase S.7: MARKARLTMSSTTPGKIILFLSLFVFFYKFSTVPIAVAENVRFDFSSFGIRNLTLLGDSYLRDGVVGLTRELSVPTSSSGSVICNLPISFFDPETNSSASFSTRFSFAITNVSPSSYGDGLAFFLSPDNQTLGSPGGFLGLVNSSQMTKNSFVAVEFDTRLDPQFNDPSNNHIGLDINSLNSIKVEDPTLSGIDLKSGNWITAWIDYKDDQKKLNVWMNYSSSKPEKPMLSVDIDLSKYLAETMYAGFSASTEGSTEVHLIKEWTFQTFGFQPVKPHSPPQNESDNSKTYGIPIIPISNSTNKTQKNLGLGLGIPGTALFFVVGMVFGWITVRKWNIIGTDASFKQELLKGPREFGYREIKAATKGFCPSRVLGHGAFGTVYKACFLGSGTISAVKRSKHSHECLTEFRAELSIIASLRHRNLVQLQGWCAEKGELLLVYEFMPNGSLDSILYQEPDEGVSLNWSQRYNIALGIGSVLAYLHQECEQQVIHRDIKTSNILLDGNFNPRLGDFGLARLMEHDKSPVSSLTAGTMGYLAPEYLQYGKATEKTDVFSFGVVILEVACGRRPIEKDVNNHKVVNLVDWVWGLHSKDNLNEAADKRLNGEFKEEEMRKLLLVGLSCANPDCKDRPSMRRVFQILNGEAELPLVPKMKPSITFSSSLLLSLEDIISESEESKAPSRLNEIIIN, translated from the coding sequence ATGGCTAGAAAGGCAAGGCTCACCATGAGTTCAACAACGCCAGGtaaaattattctttttttgtcCTTATTCGTCTTCTTTTACAAATTTTCGACCGTTCCGATAGCCGTTGCCGAGAATGTTAGGTTCGACTTCTCTTCTTTCGGTATTAGGAATCTCACTCTCCTCGGCGACTCTTACCTCAGAGATGGTGTTGTAGGCCTTACCCGAGAGCTTAGTGTCCCTACTTCCAGCTCCGGAAGTGTTATCTGCAATTTACCGATTTCCTTCTTTGATCCTGAGACCAATAGCTCAGCTTCTTTTTCTACCAGATTCTCTTTCGCGATTACCAACGTCAGTCCGAGCTCATATGGTGATGGGTTGGCGTTCTTCCTGTCCCCTGATAATCAGACTCTTGGAAGCCCAGGTGGGTTTCTAGGTCTTGTTAATTCTTCTCAGATGACCAAGAATAGTTTTGTTGCTGTGGAATTCGACACTCGTTTGGATCCCCAATTCAATGATCCAAGCAACAACCACATTGGGTTGGATATTAACAGCCTAAATTCAATCAAGGTGGAAGACCCCACTTTGAGTGGTATTGATCTTAAGAGTGGTAATTGGATCACGGCATGGATTGATTACAAAGACGATCAGAAGAAGTTGAATGTCTGGATGAATTATTCAAGTTCCAAACCAGAGAAACCAATGCTTTCGGTGGACATTGACCTCTCTAAATATCTCGCGGAAACCATGTACGCGGGGTTCTCGGCATCTACTGAGGGTAGCACAGAGGTTCATCTGATCAAGGAGTGGACCTTCCAGACTTTTGGATTCCAACCTGTGAAACCACATTCTCCGCCTCAGAATGAGTCTGATAACTCGAAGACTTATGGCATTCCAATAATTCCTATCTCTAATTCCaccaacaaaacccaaaaaaatcttGGTTTGGGCCTTGGAATTCCTGGTACAGCTTTATTTTTTGTAGTTGGCATGGTGTTTGGCTGGATAACTGTTAGGAAATGGAACATCATTGGGACAGATGCTAGCTTCAAACAAGAGCTTTTGAAAGGCCCGAGAGAATTCGGTTACAGAGAGATAAAAGCTGCGACAAAAGGGTTTTGTCCCAGCCGAGTCCTTGGCCATGGAGCATTTGGAACCGTTTACAAAGCTTGTTTTCTCGGTTCAGGAACTATTTCTGCAGTTAAAAGATCAAAACATTCTCACGAATGTCTAACCGAATTCCGTGCTGAACTCTCCATAATAGCTAGTTTGAGGCACAGGAATCTAGTTCAGCTTCAGGGTTGGTGTGCTGAGAAGGGTGAGTTATTGCTAGTCTATGAATTCATGCCTAATGGGAGCCTTGATAGCATCCTGTATCAAGAACCTGACGAGGGTGTCTCACTAAATTGGTCCCAAAGATACAACATTGCATTGGGGATTGGATCTGTTCTGGCTTACTTACACCAGGAATGTGAGCAGCAAGTCATCCACAGAGATATAAAGACCAGTAATATATTGCTGGATGGAAACTTCAATCCAAGGCTTGGAGATTTTGGCCTTGCAAGGCTCATGGAGCATGACAAGAGCCCTGTTTCAAGTCTAACAGCTGGGACAATGGGATATCTTGCTCCTGAGTATCTTCAATATGGAAAAGCAACTGAAAAGACAGATGTTTTCAGTTTCGGTGTGGTTATACTTGAAGTGGCCTGTGGGAGGAGGCCTATAGAGAAAGATGTAAATAACCATAAGGTGGTTAATTTGGTGgattgggtttggggtttgcaCTCCAAAGATAACCTTAATGAAGCAGCAGACAAGAGGTTGAATGGGGAATTTAAGGAGGAGGAAATGAGGAAGTTGTTGCTTGTGGGTCTGAGTTGTGCAAACCCAGATTGCAAGGATAGACCTTCAATGAGAAGAGTCTTCCAGATCCTTAATGGTGAGGCAGAGCTTCCACTTGTTCCAAAGATGAAACCAAGTATTACTTTCTCAAGCAGCTTGCTATTGAGCCTCGAAGATATCATTTCTGAGTCTGAAGAGAGCAAGGCACCTAGCCGTTTGAATGAGATCATAATCAACTGA